Within the Elusimicrobium sp. An273 genome, the region TTGGGTTTTGCGGGCAGCCGGTTTGGCCTTTTTCAAAACCGTTTTAGCGGTTTTTTTAGCAGCCGTTTTTTTATTTTGTTGAGAGACCGCCGAATGCTTTTTGGAAGCCGTTTTTTTAGAAGCAGGGGCCGATGCGGCTTTTTTGGAAGCAGCCTGTTTGGCCTTTTTTTTGTCCGCCTTGGCTTGTGCCACCAGGGCCGCGCGTTTTTTAAGCAGGCGGGCCAAGGGGCTGTTGTCCTGCGTTTCTCCCAAGATGTTGGTTTTTAAGCGCGGGCGCATGGCGCTGTGCAGTTTGCGGGTGCGCAAATCCACCGGGGACACTTCCAAAATACCCGCTTTTTGCGCTTCTTTGCGCAGCGTATTTACGGCGCGTTCTTCAATCTGGCGCACGCGTTCGCGCGAAAGGCCCAAAATTTCCGCCACTTCACCCAAGGTTTTGGGCTCGTTATCGGCCAGGCCGTAGCGCATAATTACCACTTGGCGGTCGCGGTCGTTGAGTTCCTCCATACTTTTTTTAATCGTATCTTGATTCTCATTTTTAAGGAATACATCGTGCGGGTTGCCTTTCCCGTCGTCGCTGATTAAATCTTCCAGCGTGGTTTCGTCTTCTTCGTGCACCAAAGTTGTCAGCGAATCCACCCCTTTGGCGGCGCTTAGCGTATCCATAATGGACTTTACCTGCCGCGCCGTCAGATTCAGTTCCGCGGCCATTTCGTTTAGCGAAGGATCCCGTCCGTTGGCTTCTTTGAGTTCATTCCACGCGCGGAACCATCGTTTTAAATTTCCC harbors:
- a CDS encoding sigma-70 family RNA polymerase sigma factor; the protein is MENESLDSVNEYFKHLGKITQEIDREEMARLWKRAKKGDKDAKNKIMEMNLRLVIPTAKRFQRPGMELMDLIEEGNLGLMQAIDKFEPEKGYRFSTYAVYWIEQYIRKYIEEQSGSIKIPSHAWGNLKRWFRAWNELKEANGRDPSLNEMAAELNLTARQVKSIMDTLSAAKGVDSLTTLVHEEDETTLEDLISDDGKGNPHDVFLKNENQDTIKKSMEELNDRDRQVVIMRYGLADNEPKTLGEVAEILGLSRERVRQIEERAVNTLRKEAQKAGILEVSPVDLRTRKLHSAMRPRLKTNILGETQDNSPLARLLKKRAALVAQAKADKKKAKQAASKKAASAPASKKTASKKHSAVSQQNKKTAAKKTAKTVLKKAKPAARKTQKTARKTASRKTRSH